The Kroppenstedtia pulmonis genome has a segment encoding these proteins:
- a CDS encoding acetoin reductase yields MALNKVALVTGAGQGIGRAIALRLAKDGFDVAINDLNAESATKVSKEIVETGRKSLVVPADVSDREQVGDMAKQVEHDLGGLDVWVSNAGIAQVKLLAEVTSDDFDKLMAVNVKGVLNGIQAASEIMKKRQKGKIINAASIAGHKGMGFLGLYSATKFAVVGLTHAAADELSKFGITVNAYCPGIVGTDMWELIDERLGEYLDLPQGESLKKYSELITLGRVQTPEDVANFVSYLASDDSDYMTGQSINIDGGILFS; encoded by the coding sequence TTGGCTCTGAACAAAGTGGCATTAGTCACTGGAGCCGGTCAGGGAATCGGACGTGCTATTGCTCTGAGACTGGCGAAGGACGGCTTTGATGTGGCGATCAATGATCTTAACGCTGAATCTGCCACAAAAGTATCGAAAGAGATTGTGGAGACAGGTCGGAAGAGTCTTGTGGTGCCGGCAGATGTCAGCGACAGAGAGCAAGTAGGTGACATGGCTAAACAGGTTGAACATGATCTGGGCGGGCTGGATGTTTGGGTTTCCAATGCAGGAATTGCCCAAGTAAAATTGTTGGCAGAGGTAACCTCTGATGACTTTGACAAGCTCATGGCTGTCAATGTGAAGGGAGTGCTGAACGGGATCCAGGCCGCCTCTGAAATCATGAAAAAGCGTCAAAAGGGAAAAATTATTAATGCCGCCAGTATTGCGGGGCACAAAGGCATGGGTTTTCTCGGTCTGTATTCGGCAACGAAGTTTGCGGTTGTCGGACTTACTCATGCTGCCGCCGATGAACTGTCCAAATTCGGAATTACGGTGAACGCCTATTGTCCCGGTATTGTAGGGACGGACATGTGGGAACTGATTGACGAAAGACTGGGAGAATACTTGGATTTACCCCAGGGAGAATCCTTAAAGAAATACTCGGAGTTAATTACATTAGGACGTGTGCAAACTCCTGAGGATGTCGCTAACTTTGTATCCTATTTAGCATCCGATGATTCCGATTACATGACAGGTCAGTCCATCAATATTGATGGGGGTATTCTGTTCTCCTGA
- a CDS encoding acyl-CoA dehydrogenase translates to MLAMFNEKTVKVIREQSREMEKKGSLTPEVLNIIYKYGLFKLFLPQELNGNMTPLPEVLRIFDTVSWIDGSVGWLVNIGSGGGVFSSAISPHVSRDIYTSNKAVIAGSGSPAGIAEREKGGYRVRGEWKYCSGSTHATVFTANCRIEGGNSSSETEIRSFIFLPEQVRIVKDWDAFGLKATASHTILVESVWVPEEMTFDMLRNPFHYEYPVFHYPFVPFAQASFTAVIIGIGRHFMEEAKKISREGKEGWGSERFHYVMKKIDEGEQRLEGTIRDFYQTIDASWDTHLKQKELTEKQHQGISHQCKETARTVWDCVGSVFPFLGIQAVMEDVPINKIWRDLQTACQHTLLVPFYDLNRIGDSC, encoded by the coding sequence ATGTTGGCAATGTTTAATGAGAAAACAGTAAAAGTGATTCGAGAGCAATCTCGTGAAATGGAGAAAAAAGGGTCTCTGACACCGGAAGTGCTGAACATCATTTATAAATACGGGCTCTTTAAGTTATTCCTCCCCCAAGAATTAAATGGGAACATGACACCTTTGCCAGAGGTGTTGAGGATATTTGATACTGTTTCTTGGATAGATGGCAGTGTTGGATGGTTGGTTAACATCGGCTCCGGTGGAGGTGTCTTTTCATCAGCGATATCCCCTCATGTTTCCAGGGATATATACACTTCCAACAAGGCGGTTATTGCCGGAAGCGGTTCTCCTGCAGGAATTGCTGAACGAGAGAAGGGCGGTTATCGGGTGAGAGGGGAATGGAAATATTGCAGTGGTTCCACTCATGCTACCGTTTTTACCGCCAACTGCCGGATCGAAGGGGGAAACTCCTCATCGGAAACGGAGATCCGTTCTTTTATTTTTCTGCCGGAACAGGTTCGTATTGTTAAAGATTGGGATGCCTTTGGATTAAAAGCAACGGCGAGTCACACCATCCTGGTGGAATCTGTATGGGTTCCGGAGGAAATGACCTTTGATATGCTCCGTAATCCCTTCCACTATGAGTATCCAGTCTTTCATTATCCCTTTGTTCCCTTCGCCCAAGCCTCCTTTACTGCTGTGATAATCGGCATTGGAAGACATTTTATGGAGGAAGCAAAGAAGATTTCACGAGAAGGGAAAGAAGGATGGGGAAGTGAACGGTTTCATTATGTCATGAAAAAAATCGATGAAGGGGAGCAACGGTTGGAAGGAACGATCCGTGATTTTTATCAAACAATAGATGCTTCCTGGGATACCCACCTCAAGCAAAAGGAACTGACTGAAAAACAACACCAAGGGATCAGTCATCAATGTAAAGAAACAGCTCGTACAGTTTGGGATTGCGTCGGTTCGGTTTTTCCATTTTTGGGAATTCAAGCGGTGATGGAAGATGTGCCGATCAATAAAATATGGCGGGATTTACAAACTGCCTGTCAACATACCTTGCTGGTCCCGTTTTATGATTTGAACAGGATCGGGGATTCTTGCTAA
- a CDS encoding cell division topological specificity factor MinE, with protein sequence MNPVVFLNMFGKEKERPTAATADDRLSLVLSYQRSDIDERKLKQFQARLIDLCDDFGYDVVGQVEIRPQSRLRDNTTVLNASIPVRVRETDDEESAGV encoded by the coding sequence GTGAATCCTGTGGTTTTTTTGAACATGTTTGGCAAAGAAAAAGAGCGACCGACAGCGGCTACGGCAGATGATCGGCTTTCTTTGGTACTCAGCTATCAGCGTTCCGACATTGATGAACGGAAGCTGAAGCAGTTTCAGGCACGGTTGATTGACCTCTGTGACGACTTTGGTTACGATGTGGTAGGCCAGGTGGAAATTAGACCTCAATCCAGACTGCGGGACAATACCACCGTCTTGAATGCCAGTATTCCGGTAAGAGTTCGGGAAACAGACGACGAAGAAAGCGCGGGTGTATAA
- the minD gene encoding septum site-determining protein MinD, producing the protein MEHKSVAITVTSGKGGVGKSTTVASVGLALAQLGRQVCVMDTDIGLRKLDLMLGLENRIVYDLVDVIEGTSKLRQSLVRHKEHPCLALLPAAQTRYKEEVTPAQVKHLVDELREEFEFIIIDSPAGIEGGFRNAIAPADRAILVVNPEIPSVRDSDRVIGLLESADLDQIDLVVNRVQPGMVRDGDMLSVERVQNHLAINLLGVVPEDRRIIRSSNTGEPVVLDGKSLAGRAFNNIARRINGEEVPYLELEEASLINRIKRIFHIA; encoded by the coding sequence ATGGAGCATAAATCCGTGGCGATCACGGTGACCAGCGGGAAAGGCGGAGTGGGAAAGTCGACCACAGTGGCATCTGTGGGGCTGGCATTGGCTCAACTGGGACGGCAGGTATGTGTGATGGATACCGATATCGGACTGCGCAAGCTGGACTTGATGCTTGGCCTGGAAAACAGGATCGTTTACGACTTGGTGGATGTCATTGAAGGAACCAGCAAACTGCGCCAGTCACTGGTACGGCATAAGGAGCATCCATGCCTGGCACTCCTCCCGGCGGCTCAGACACGGTATAAGGAAGAAGTGACACCCGCTCAGGTAAAGCATCTGGTGGACGAGCTCCGTGAAGAATTCGAGTTTATCATTATCGATTCCCCTGCAGGAATCGAAGGTGGCTTCCGCAATGCCATCGCTCCTGCAGATCGTGCCATTCTGGTGGTTAATCCGGAAATTCCCTCTGTTCGGGACTCCGATCGGGTTATCGGTTTATTGGAATCAGCTGATCTGGATCAAATTGATTTAGTAGTGAACCGGGTGCAACCCGGGATGGTAAGAGATGGGGATATGTTAAGTGTGGAACGGGTTCAAAACCATCTGGCGATTAACTTATTGGGGGTTGTACCGGAGGATCGTCGGATCATTCGGTCGTCTAACACGGGAGAGCCGGTTGTGTTGGATGGTAAGTCTCTGGCTGGCAGAGCCTTTAATAATATTGCGAGAAGAATTAACGGAGAAGAAGTACCATACCTGGAATTGGAAGAAGCGAGCCTAATCAATCGAATCAAACGGATTTTTCACATCGCCTGA
- a CDS encoding YkvA family protein, with protein sequence MRRKVLGLLGSFRRQAASSQGQRKILDEFNHKVERVGGIQHVIAQLKTLFAYFRHPETSRTKKALAGAALLYFIVPADVLPDFIPVLGYVDDVAAVAFVWNQLSKELQQFQQLTSPSEEKG encoded by the coding sequence ATGAGACGCAAAGTGCTGGGACTGTTGGGAAGTTTTCGCAGGCAAGCAGCCAGTTCCCAAGGGCAACGCAAAATATTGGATGAATTTAATCATAAAGTGGAGCGGGTGGGTGGTATTCAACATGTTATTGCCCAATTAAAAACACTTTTTGCTTACTTTCGACATCCAGAGACGAGTCGGACGAAAAAGGCATTGGCCGGTGCCGCCCTTCTGTACTTTATCGTTCCTGCAGATGTATTGCCTGATTTTATTCCGGTGTTGGGTTATGTGGATGATGTTGCCGCCGTGGCCTTCGTATGGAACCAGTTGTCAAAGGAGTTACAACAATTTCAACAGTTGACGTCGCCTTCGGAAGAAAAAGGATAA
- a CDS encoding zinc ribbon domain-containing protein, giving the protein MSFLSDLKNKLEKGIESTSNKSKKVLDMSWLTLSIRGKKETEEQMYTRLGKEVYMLWEREKKVELTSQTKETLEKIDDLRNTIAEMEETLADLKRRAAAHFKSSDSSDQTPSRSHQSKGQEEQRASVEPASKAFNKSRELPISTEKKEREEDLDWGELQAIFVCPHCGNRVEEDTEVCPHCKKHVYD; this is encoded by the coding sequence GTGAGTTTCTTATCCGATTTGAAAAATAAACTGGAAAAAGGAATTGAGTCCACCAGCAATAAATCAAAAAAAGTATTGGATATGTCGTGGCTGACTTTATCCATTCGAGGAAAAAAAGAGACGGAAGAGCAAATGTACACCCGCTTGGGAAAAGAGGTATACATGTTATGGGAACGGGAGAAAAAAGTGGAGCTGACAAGCCAGACCAAAGAAACATTGGAAAAAATCGATGATTTGCGCAATACCATTGCTGAGATGGAAGAAACCCTGGCTGATTTGAAGCGAAGGGCAGCTGCCCACTTTAAATCCTCCGACAGCTCTGACCAAACACCATCCCGTTCTCATCAATCGAAGGGACAAGAAGAACAACGGGCTTCTGTTGAACCCGCCTCCAAAGCATTTAATAAATCACGGGAACTCCCGATCTCCACGGAAAAAAAAGAGAGGGAAGAAGATTTGGACTGGGGTGAGTTACAGGCGATCTTTGTTTGTCCTCACTGCGGGAACCGAGTGGAAGAAGATACGGAAGTATGTCCCCATTGTAAAAAACATGTTTATGATTGA
- a CDS encoding MFS transporter, with the protein MSTSWKRNLYILMVCQFLVMGAMSMIIPFLPLYLKEMGMTDPDKTQLWAGLIFGINFLSAFLVAPVWGSLADKMGRKIMVLRSGFGMAVVIFLTGLAATPLQLLLLRLLNGTVSGFIPASISLVATNTPKERAGYALGLLQSGGVAGNIMGPFIGGVLAEVIGFRSIFFLTSVTVAIATLVVLFLVHEEVKPDPNQPRSGFFREGSFILHQRPLLVLFSVGFMLQFAMLAPMPQMPLFVSELGAPGGYVAFFAGLVTALTGLANMMASPILGRMGDRKGSERVLFFSMLGAAFFFLPHAIVTDVWQLLVIRFLMGLCIGGLLPSLNALVRRYAPVGKESTAYGYSTSAVFLGNMSGPIIGGFLTGYIGIRGLFIVTAMMLLSGAWWLKKGLGRPSLPGSAKKASAASVSHKVS; encoded by the coding sequence ATGAGTACATCCTGGAAACGTAATTTATATATTTTAATGGTGTGTCAATTTTTGGTTATGGGTGCGATGAGTATGATCATTCCCTTTCTGCCTCTCTATTTAAAAGAAATGGGAATGACTGATCCGGATAAAACGCAGTTGTGGGCAGGGCTTATTTTTGGCATCAACTTTTTATCTGCCTTTTTGGTTGCTCCTGTATGGGGAAGTCTGGCTGACAAAATGGGTCGAAAAATCATGGTCCTTCGCTCAGGATTTGGGATGGCCGTGGTGATCTTTTTAACTGGTTTGGCAGCGACACCCCTTCAGTTATTGCTTCTGCGGCTTTTAAACGGGACCGTATCGGGATTTATCCCGGCCTCCATTTCATTGGTGGCAACCAATACACCCAAGGAGAGAGCTGGATATGCCTTGGGTCTGTTACAGTCAGGCGGTGTAGCGGGAAATATCATGGGTCCCTTTATCGGTGGTGTATTGGCTGAAGTGATCGGTTTTCGCTCCATATTCTTTCTGACCAGTGTAACTGTGGCGATTGCCACATTGGTGGTACTCTTTTTGGTCCATGAAGAGGTAAAACCGGATCCGAACCAGCCTCGCTCTGGATTTTTCCGGGAAGGATCTTTTATCCTTCATCAGCGGCCACTGCTGGTATTGTTTTCCGTCGGTTTTATGCTTCAATTTGCGATGCTGGCCCCGATGCCGCAAATGCCCTTGTTTGTATCTGAATTGGGAGCACCTGGAGGGTATGTTGCCTTTTTTGCGGGATTGGTTACGGCTTTGACCGGGTTGGCCAATATGATGGCCTCACCGATTTTGGGGCGTATGGGGGATCGGAAAGGTTCTGAACGGGTGCTGTTTTTTTCGATGCTGGGGGCTGCTTTCTTCTTCCTTCCCCATGCGATTGTAACGGATGTATGGCAACTGCTGGTGATTCGCTTTTTAATGGGACTTTGTATCGGTGGATTGTTGCCTTCTTTAAACGCATTGGTCCGGCGGTATGCGCCTGTGGGCAAGGAAAGTACGGCTTATGGTTACAGTACCAGTGCCGTTTTTCTGGGTAATATGTCGGGGCCGATTATCGGTGGTTTTTTGACGGGGTATATCGGTATTCGTGGTCTTTTTATCGTCACAGCCATGATGCTCTTGTCTGGAGCCTGGTGGCTGAAGAAAGGACTGGGACGACCATCTTTGCCGGGATCCGCCAAAAAAGCAAGTGCTGCATCGGTCTCCCATAAGGTATCCTAA
- a CDS encoding YlbG family protein has translation MSMKIAERLGLAVWVKDLKAARSLGRMGNVHYVSKRLKYVFLYIDGRKADQTINRIERMPLVTRVERSFRRELATEFPTEKYQQNFHSTMEEMGSSF, from the coding sequence ATGTCTATGAAGATCGCGGAACGGCTCGGCTTGGCTGTTTGGGTTAAGGATCTCAAGGCAGCCCGTTCATTGGGACGCATGGGCAATGTTCATTATGTATCCAAGCGCTTGAAATATGTGTTCCTCTATATAGACGGACGGAAAGCCGACCAGACCATTAACCGGATTGAGCGCATGCCTTTGGTGACTCGAGTGGAACGTTCATTTCGTCGGGAATTGGCAACTGAATTTCCGACTGAAAAATATCAACAAAACTTTCATTCAACCATGGAAGAAATGGGATCATCGTTTTGA
- a CDS encoding YlbF family regulator, protein MNALNMADLLLEAYSLADLIKNSPEAVRYIELKQELQEEEETRKLMHRFQIKKEKFEECQRFGHYHPDYHKARKEARECLQSIRQHPKISEYLELEEKLDHILNEVSRTIARSVSDTIKVPINDPKELRQANKNRRQGCG, encoded by the coding sequence ATGAATGCTCTCAATATGGCAGATCTTCTGCTGGAAGCTTACAGTCTTGCTGACCTTATCAAGAACTCCCCTGAAGCGGTTCGGTATATTGAACTGAAACAGGAATTACAGGAAGAAGAGGAAACCCGGAAACTGATGCACCGGTTTCAGATAAAAAAAGAGAAGTTTGAAGAATGTCAGCGGTTTGGACACTATCACCCGGATTATCACAAAGCGAGGAAAGAAGCGAGAGAATGCTTGCAGAGCATCAGACAGCATCCGAAGATCAGTGAATACCTGGAGCTGGAGGAGAAACTGGATCACATCCTTAATGAAGTAAGTCGTACCATAGCCCGATCCGTTTCTGACACTATTAAAGTTCCGATCAATGATCCGAAAGAGTTGCGCCAGGCAAACAAAAATCGCCGTCAGGGATGTGGTTGA
- a CDS encoding helicase-associated domain-containing protein, whose product MKPSWKECLEGLSKSSRIQIAVNRKEADSSVEGLADKSRLQPGIGTWSSLERDLLEDLVFRIGHQTIREGGPLWNALPFSNVRRRLGMTLLRQKGVCFLLKEAWGERVYFCPEEVQKAYLSTLFKEKEENLGEIKILQQEETGSGIWNLLFHLLVMVEQEKISLTQKGKLSNPWIRKLDAELGTEGMALQGSPWCDSENSPGLSLLLDLAFTLGLLRKEQGFMVPVNENVKNWLRTPWSALLETLYRFIKNRLLEKRPELASLWMLLELRGRRKTGSLRTVVTDWLEKAGNRQKVGRLTEELLHNWIRPLAAMGWLEAGETEEGPIWCWMPWTPPFGDLPSLQGYVKPDCEVLLPGFYPLSKRWLLAQYADWKGGDQLLIYSLSQASVQRGRKAGLTSEEMLAHLKEIASGPLPETVTENVRKWGEVNTITLRQVWLASISGTSPSELQERNSHCERTESGALIIEKNALEEMKESLEDQGFRVNWEKEEQRAWWKDVDHKDAFQKASWPPKTGKAPKVMDQIPDLKDSVPGFHHLPRMWTSGMRSYHPSTLEGLIRKAAELELDLKWESVSGEWGEFTPVRIFHRGEAVLTEGWNKKREKVQLSLQDIHRIQVATPWEENG is encoded by the coding sequence ATGAAACCGTCCTGGAAAGAATGTTTGGAAGGGTTGTCGAAGTCTTCACGTATACAAATCGCGGTAAATCGAAAGGAAGCAGATTCATCAGTGGAGGGATTGGCGGATAAAAGCCGGTTACAACCGGGAATTGGCACCTGGTCGTCTTTGGAGCGAGATCTGTTGGAAGACCTTGTTTTTCGTATCGGTCATCAAACCATACGGGAAGGAGGCCCTCTTTGGAACGCACTTCCTTTTTCCAATGTTCGCAGGCGTTTGGGTATGACTCTCCTTCGTCAAAAAGGGGTTTGTTTTCTGCTGAAAGAAGCTTGGGGTGAACGGGTTTATTTTTGTCCGGAGGAAGTTCAGAAGGCTTATTTATCCACCTTGTTTAAAGAAAAAGAGGAAAATCTTGGTGAGATAAAAATCCTTCAACAGGAAGAGACAGGCTCCGGTATTTGGAACCTACTGTTTCACCTTCTGGTTATGGTTGAGCAGGAGAAGATTTCATTGACACAAAAGGGTAAGCTTTCAAATCCGTGGATTCGAAAGCTGGATGCGGAACTGGGGACAGAGGGAATGGCACTTCAAGGATCACCTTGGTGTGACTCGGAAAACTCCCCAGGACTGTCTCTCCTGCTGGATCTTGCTTTTACTTTGGGATTGTTACGGAAAGAGCAAGGCTTCATGGTGCCGGTAAATGAAAATGTGAAAAATTGGTTGAGAACTCCTTGGTCTGCTTTATTGGAGACACTCTATCGCTTTATAAAAAACCGACTGCTGGAAAAAAGGCCGGAGCTGGCTAGTCTTTGGATGTTACTGGAGCTGAGGGGGCGAAGAAAGACGGGCTCTCTCCGGACTGTAGTGACTGACTGGTTAGAGAAAGCCGGCAACCGCCAAAAGGTTGGCAGACTGACAGAAGAGCTGTTGCACAATTGGATCCGCCCTTTAGCCGCAATGGGATGGCTGGAGGCGGGGGAAACAGAAGAAGGACCGATATGGTGCTGGATGCCCTGGACTCCCCCTTTTGGGGACCTTCCCAGTCTGCAAGGGTATGTAAAGCCGGATTGTGAAGTGTTGCTTCCCGGTTTTTACCCCTTGTCCAAACGATGGTTGTTGGCACAATATGCGGACTGGAAAGGTGGCGACCAGCTTTTGATCTATTCATTGAGCCAAGCCTCTGTGCAACGTGGAAGAAAAGCGGGTCTGACATCAGAGGAGATGCTTGCTCATCTCAAGGAAATCGCTTCCGGTCCCCTGCCTGAAACGGTGACAGAAAATGTGAGGAAATGGGGGGAAGTCAACACCATCACATTGCGCCAGGTCTGGCTGGCAAGTATTTCCGGAACTTCTCCCTCAGAACTGCAGGAAAGGAACTCCCATTGCGAACGTACGGAATCCGGTGCCTTGATTATCGAAAAAAATGCGTTGGAAGAGATGAAGGAATCCTTGGAGGATCAAGGGTTTCGTGTGAATTGGGAGAAAGAGGAGCAAAGGGCTTGGTGGAAAGACGTGGATCACAAAGATGCTTTTCAAAAAGCATCCTGGCCGCCGAAAACAGGAAAAGCTCCGAAAGTGATGGACCAGATCCCTGATTTGAAAGATTCCGTTCCCGGATTTCATCATCTTCCCCGGATGTGGACATCAGGTATGCGTTCGTATCATCCCTCTACACTGGAGGGGTTAATCCGGAAAGCGGCAGAATTGGAATTGGATCTGAAATGGGAGAGTGTATCAGGCGAATGGGGAGAATTTACTCCAGTTCGTATTTTTCACAGAGGTGAGGCTGTACTGACAGAAGGGTGGAACAAAAAAAGAGAAAAGGTGCAACTCTCTTTACAGGATATCCATAGGATTCAGGTTGCAACTCCCTGGGAAGAAAATGGATAG
- a CDS encoding DNA repair helicase XPB — protein sequence MMNQDSKPLIVQRDRTLLLEVNHPKYEKVRELLVPFAERVKSPECIHTYRITPLSLWNAAALGMKADEIIHILRENSKVTLPLSIQSEVQEWMGRYGKLRLEPWGNDLALVSDDANLLTQVSRFPEVVKRIKKVESNRFLLKQEDRGFLKQALVQEGYPVEDQAGYTTGEELRLQLRKRSRSGIPFQLREYQEQAIEAFYRNGSASGGNGVILLPCGAGKTIVGLAVLARLEKETLILTPNATSVRQWIDEILDKTDLSREQVGEYTGTRKEVKPVTVATYQILTHRGRQKSFTHLNLFHRRDWGLIIYDEVHLLPAPVFRATADLQARRRLGLTATLVREDGREKDVFSLIGPKIMEAPWKELEDRGWIATARCTEIRASMAEERYREYRTAGRRQKYRIAAENPDKLMVLERIIRHHAPEPVLIIGQYLNQLGHIASHLSAPLITGSTSHQRREQLYQLFRQGQIPVLIVSKVANFAVDLPDVRVAVQVSGTFGSRQEEAQRLGRILRPKKTDNQAFFYQIVTRDTLDQEYAQNRQLFLIEQGYHYHVMDAEQWEV from the coding sequence ATGATGAACCAGGATTCGAAACCCTTGATCGTTCAAAGGGATCGAACTTTACTGTTGGAGGTAAACCACCCCAAGTATGAAAAAGTTCGAGAGCTGTTGGTTCCATTTGCGGAACGGGTGAAAAGTCCTGAATGTATCCACACCTATCGGATTACCCCTCTCTCACTGTGGAATGCTGCTGCCCTGGGAATGAAAGCAGATGAAATCATCCATATTTTGAGGGAAAACAGTAAAGTGACTCTTCCTTTATCCATTCAAAGTGAAGTCCAAGAGTGGATGGGGCGATATGGGAAACTTCGATTGGAGCCTTGGGGAAATGACCTGGCCCTGGTTTCAGATGATGCGAACTTATTAACCCAGGTATCCCGTTTTCCTGAAGTGGTGAAACGAATCAAAAAAGTGGAATCAAACCGGTTTTTGCTTAAGCAGGAAGATCGGGGTTTCTTAAAGCAAGCTTTGGTTCAAGAGGGTTATCCGGTGGAGGATCAGGCCGGCTATACAACAGGAGAAGAGCTTCGCCTGCAACTGCGGAAAAGAAGCCGGTCCGGGATTCCTTTTCAGCTACGGGAGTATCAGGAACAGGCGATCGAAGCTTTTTACCGGAATGGATCCGCCTCTGGTGGAAATGGGGTCATTTTGCTTCCATGTGGGGCAGGCAAGACGATTGTGGGATTGGCTGTATTGGCCCGTCTGGAGAAGGAAACCTTGATTTTGACTCCCAATGCCACTTCTGTTCGCCAATGGATCGATGAAATACTGGATAAAACGGATCTGAGCAGAGAGCAGGTAGGGGAGTATACCGGAACACGCAAAGAGGTTAAGCCCGTTACCGTGGCAACTTACCAGATCTTAACCCATCGTGGCAGACAAAAATCCTTTACACATTTGAATCTTTTTCATCGTCGGGATTGGGGCCTCATTATTTATGATGAAGTGCACCTGTTGCCGGCACCTGTTTTTCGGGCGACAGCAGATCTTCAGGCCCGGAGGAGACTTGGTCTGACAGCTACATTGGTACGGGAAGACGGACGGGAGAAAGATGTCTTTTCTTTGATCGGCCCGAAGATCATGGAGGCCCCCTGGAAGGAGCTGGAGGACAGAGGATGGATTGCCACAGCGCGTTGTACGGAAATCCGGGCATCCATGGCGGAAGAACGATACCGTGAATACAGAACTGCCGGGAGAAGGCAAAAGTACAGAATCGCTGCGGAAAATCCGGATAAATTGATGGTGTTGGAGAGGATCATCCGTCATCATGCCCCAGAGCCCGTCTTGATAATCGGACAGTATCTGAACCAGTTGGGTCACATTGCTTCTCATTTATCCGCCCCGTTGATTACCGGGTCGACCTCACATCAGCGGCGGGAACAGCTTTATCAGTTGTTTCGGCAGGGACAGATTCCGGTGTTGATTGTATCCAAGGTTGCCAACTTTGCCGTGGATCTGCCGGATGTCAGGGTGGCGGTTCAGGTTTCCGGCACCTTTGGCTCCCGTCAGGAAGAGGCACAACGGCTGGGGAGGATTCTGCGTCCCAAAAAAACAGACAACCAAGCTTTTTTTTATCAGATTGTTACCCGTGACACTCTGGATCAGGAGTATGCACAGAATCGGCAACTTTTTTTGATTGAGCAGGGTTATCACTATCATGTGATGGATGCGGAGCAGTGGGAGGTGTGA
- a CDS encoding protease complex subunit PrcB family protein: MPSWQVIKTMLTLSLTTGLIGCSLYASDGSQDTGESANPQPLSFEQQSTWDLPEKVAAKVKEMEKLTQESPAHAEVKAAGKTFVLLTPGHRQTGGYSLRINEVEQLGNRIKISAEELSPSQDSFNTQALNTPVTVISLKPNTADPQFDYSIQPVKEKSPTSQSLKYQKEPPTDLPQTVHDQTEKLKQQNQVAHSAVPFGDRIYFIVALGQRPTGGYQIHVDKITQSDSEIHIHVEEIAPSPGMMVTQIITNPTEVVSIPKPKGKKDFIFHISSTPPDNPGFENGKMKK, from the coding sequence ATGCCATCGTGGCAGGTGATCAAAACAATGTTAACCCTCAGCCTAACGACGGGCTTGATCGGGTGTAGCCTTTATGCATCCGACGGAAGTCAGGACACTGGTGAATCAGCAAACCCACAGCCCCTATCCTTTGAACAGCAAAGTACCTGGGATCTTCCTGAGAAAGTGGCCGCCAAAGTGAAAGAGATGGAAAAGTTGACCCAGGAAAGCCCGGCACATGCAGAAGTGAAAGCCGCGGGCAAGACATTTGTTCTCCTGACTCCTGGCCACCGACAAACAGGAGGATATTCCCTGCGCATCAATGAAGTGGAACAACTAGGTAACAGGATCAAAATTTCCGCCGAAGAGCTGTCTCCGTCCCAGGATAGCTTCAACACCCAAGCACTGAACACACCTGTTACCGTCATATCTTTAAAGCCGAATACAGCAGATCCACAGTTTGATTACTCCATCCAGCCAGTCAAAGAAAAATCCCCCACATCCCAATCACTGAAATACCAAAAAGAACCGCCGACAGACCTGCCACAAACTGTCCATGATCAGACAGAAAAATTGAAACAGCAAAATCAGGTGGCCCATAGCGCCGTTCCCTTCGGAGATCGCATTTACTTCATCGTGGCATTGGGACAGAGACCCACAGGGGGATACCAAATTCACGTGGACAAAATAACGCAATCGGATTCCGAAATTCATATTCATGTTGAAGAAATTGCTCCTTCTCCAGGTATGATGGTAACCCAAATCATTACGAATCCAACTGAAGTGGTATCGATACCCAAACCGAAGGGCAAAAAGGATTTTATTTTCCACATTTCATCCACACCCCCTGACAACCCCGGCTTTGAGAACGGAAAGATGAAAAAATAA